One genomic window of Arvicola amphibius chromosome 4, mArvAmp1.2, whole genome shotgun sequence includes the following:
- the LOC119811404 gene encoding keratin-associated protein 4-6-like, producing the protein MALCCCPPCCEPCCCKTTCCKTTCCQPCCCESSCPESICCQPCCPPCCCSIPCCQPCCCQPCCCVPTCCESTCCDTTCCKPTCVNICCSTPCCQPCCCQPCCCMPCCCMPCCCMPCCCVPTCCESTCCDTTCCKPTCVNICCSTPCCQPCCCMPCCCMPTCCQPCCCVPIYCQPCCCLPTCCKATCCKPTCVTISCSTPCCQPCCC; encoded by the coding sequence ATGGCCCTCTGCTGCTGCCCACCTTGCTGTGAGCCATGCTGCTGCAAGACCACCTGCTGCAAGACCACCTgttgccagccctgctgctgtgaaTCCAGCTGCCCTGAGTCCATCTGCTGTCAGCCTTGCTGTCCCCCATGTTGCTGCAGCAtaccctgctgccagccctgctgctgccagccctgctgttGTGTGCCCACCTGCTGTGAAAGCACCTGCTGTGATACCACCTGCTGCAAGCCAACCTGTGTGAATATCTGCTGCAGCACACCCTGCTGCCAAccctgctgctgccagccctgctgctgcatGCCCTGCTGCTGCATGCCCTGCTGCTGCATGCCCTGCTGCTGTGTGCCCACCTGTTGTGAAAGCACCTGCTGTGATACCACCTGCTGCAAGCCAACCTGTGTGAATATCTGCTGCAGCACACCCTGCTGCCAACCCTGCTGCTGCATGCCCTGCTGCTGCATGCCcacctgctgccagccctgctgctgtgtgcCCATCtactgccagccctgctgctgcttGCCCACCTGCTGCAAGGCCACCTGCTGCAAGCCAACCTGTGTGACCATCAGCTGCAGCACACCCTGCTGCCAACCCTGCTGCTGCTGA
- the LOC119811405 gene encoding keratin-associated protein 9-1-like, whose amino-acid sequence MALCCCPPCCEPCCCKTTCCKTTCCQPCCCESSSPESNCCQPCCPPCCCSIPCCQPCCCVPACCQPCCCVPTCCQPCCCAPSCCQPCCCAPSCCQPCCCAPSCCQPCCCVPTCCQPCCCAPSCCQPCCCAPSCCQPCCCAPSCCQPCCCVPSCCQPCCCVPSCCQPCCCVPSCCQPCCCVPSCCQPCCCVPSCCRPPCCEPCCCKTTCCKTTCCKTTCCQPCCCESSCPESICCQPCCPPCCCSIPCCQPCCCQPCCCMPTCCQPCCCMPTCCQPCCCMPTCCQPCCCVLTCCVPTCCVPTCCDTTCCKATCCKPTCVTISCSIPCCQLCCC is encoded by the exons ATGGCCCTCTGCTGCTGCCCACCTTGCTGTGAGCCATGCTGCTGCAAGACCACCTGCTGCAAGACCACCTgttgccagccctgctgctgtgaaTCCAGCAGCCCTGAGTCCAACTGCTGTCAGCCTTGCTGTCCCCCATGTTGCTGTAGCAtaccctgctgccagccctgctgctgtgtgcctgcctgctgccagcctTGCTGCTGTGTGCCcacctgctgccagccctgctgctgtgccCCCAGCTGCTGTCAGCCCTGCTGCTGTGCCCCCAGCTGCTGTCAGCCCTGCTGCTGTGCCCCCAGCTGCTGTcagccctgctgctgtgtgcccacctgctgccagccctgctgctgtgccCCCAGCTGCTGTCAGCCCTGCTGCTGTGcccccagctgctgccagccctgctgctgtgcccccagctgctgccagccctgctgctgtgtgcccagctgctgccagccctgctgctgtgtgcccagctgctgccagccctgctgctgtgtgcccagttgctgccagccctgctgctgtgtgcccagttgctgccagccctgctgctgtgtgcCGAGCTGCTGCC GCCCACCTTGCTGTGAGCCATGCTGCTGCAAGACCACCTGCTGCAAGACCACCTGCTGCAAGACCACCTgttgccagccctgctgctgtgaaTCCAGCTGCCCTGAGTCCATCTGCTGTCAGCCTTGCTGTCCCCCATGTTGCTGCAGCATACcatgctgccagccctgctgctgccagccctgctgctgcatgcccacctgctgccagccctgctgctgcatgcccacctgctgccagccctgctgctgcatGCCCAcatgctgccagccctgctgctgtgtgctCACCTGCTGTGTGCCCACCTGCTGTGTGCCCACCTGCTGTGATACCACCTGCTGCAAGGCCACCTGTTGCAAGCCAACCTGTGTGACCATCAGCTGCAGCATACCCTGCTGCCAACTCTGCTGCTGCTGA